In Natranaerobius thermophilus JW/NM-WN-LF, the genomic stretch ACCGCAGATTCAGTACTTCCCTTATAATCCATAGATACTAAGGGTTCATCACTATACCCCAAGATGCCATCTAATTCTTCCTCACTAGCCTCTTTAAATTTCTCATTGACTTGATCCCGAGTTACTGTGTCTTTATTTACAGTACAAGCCAAATCAACAATACTCACAGTAGGTGTGGGAACCCTCATGGCATAACCATCGATTTTTCCTTCTAATTGAGGAAGCACTGAGGACACTGCCTTTGCAGCACCAGTAGTTGTTGGGATAATAGATTCAGCCGCCGCTCTTCCTCGACGTAAATCCTTATGTGGTAAATCTAAAAGCTGTTGATCGTTAGTATAAGAGTGGACAGTAGTCATTAAAGCTTTTTCAATGCCGAAAGCTTCATCAAGCACCTTGACAACTGGAGCTACGCAATTTGTGGTACAACTGGCTTTGGATATAATTCGATGCTCATTGGGATTATAATCATTTTCGTTAACTCCCATTACAATTGTAATATCTTCATTTTTGGCTGGTGCAGTAATAATAACTCTATCAGCCCCAGCGTCTAGATGACGTTTAGCTCCATCCCGATCTCTGAAAATCCCTGTAGCTTCCAAAACTATATCCACATCCAGCTGATCCCAAGGCAATTTTTCAGGTTCCTTTTCATTTAATACTTTCACCCTATTTCCGTCGACGACAAGTTCATCACCCTCAGTCTTTAATTCCCCTTGGAATGGGCCGTACAGGGAATCGTACTTGAATAAGTGGCTGAGAGTATTGATATCTGCCAGGTCATTTACTGCCACTACTTCTACCTGCTTGTTATTCAAACTATTTCGCAGGCAATGACGTCCAATTCTTCCAAAACCATTAATGGCTACTCTCACAGTCATGTTAATCCCTCCTCAAAATTATTATATCCTTACAAAGACTTTTTAATAACTTGCGGGTCAATGTTTGCCCCGTAGTCCAAAATTCGACCCTGAGTAGGTAAAAAAAATACCCCGTAGTTTTGTAACTTCTTTACTAGACATCTGTAAACTTATTATAGACCCGAATTTATTTCACTGGTAATTATATCAAATTTTCCGAAAAAAAGCCAGGGGTATCATTTTAAGTTATTTATGAGCCGTAAAATCAGGAGCCTGTAGAATAGGCTTTTAATTTGGCCTCTTTCCAGGTACCTCGCTTAAAAGCTGTTGCTACCAAGACGGCCTGTAGGATAAAGGTAGCATTCATGCTTATCCAGACACCAGTTGACTGAAGGTTTAAAGGAAAGGCCAAAAGATAAGCCAAGGGAACTCGAATTCCCAACCAAGAAATCACAGTCAAATAAAAGGGCACTAGGGTATAACCCGCTCCTTGCATACCTTTGGATAAAATCACACCCAAAGCATGGAAAGGTTCTGCCACGGCAATGATTCTAATAAAAGCAGTGCCGATCTCTATAACTTCAGATTCTTCTGCAAAAAAACTCATGATTTGAGGAGCAAAAATAAAATTAATCAGGGC encodes the following:
- the gap gene encoding type I glyceraldehyde-3-phosphate dehydrogenase, with protein sequence MTVRVAINGFGRIGRHCLRNSLNNKQVEVVAVNDLADINTLSHLFKYDSLYGPFQGELKTEGDELVVDGNRVKVLNEKEPEKLPWDQLDVDIVLEATGIFRDRDGAKRHLDAGADRVIITAPAKNEDITIVMGVNENDYNPNEHRIISKASCTTNCVAPVVKVLDEAFGIEKALMTTVHSYTNDQQLLDLPHKDLRRGRAAAESIIPTTTGAAKAVSSVLPQLEGKIDGYAMRVPTPTVSIVDLACTVNKDTVTRDQVNEKFKEASEEELDGILGYSDEPLVSMDYKGSTESAVVDAISTMVVQDNMVKAVAWYDNEWAYARRVIDLAAYIGNNS